In a genomic window of Drosophila takahashii strain IR98-3 E-12201 chromosome 3L, DtakHiC1v2, whole genome shotgun sequence:
- the LOC108066590 gene encoding uncharacterized protein has protein sequence MPSVANNNYSNDARLSYVVNQVASVSVSASVSASASASAPLLPSASAFPTFSPPRIASLVASSSAEDLSSFGDVTFDIFDDDDDLFGSPMAFDASEQGLWNGRFVPPPPRPPFFVDEPVLSDGLTTCDLCSWAMPTKSTFMFEGTIEKATELGWPLTLIIVSVLSALLGAIIMIAVVRCRRKKSSNNRNDTHVQWWSRNKRAHGNGLSGAGGANGTAGGAAGSAHHHNGSSSNINNNHLRRSNIYTAHPADSIRGLQPLPVVLPLPMPLPLPLPHPPSGGASPASSSITPPAPQQQQQQLQLPQQQQQQQSSHYFHPYQQQHLHHSHTHSHHQHHHTHHHVPLYPHDCEEDAAYEEPEYHQPQQLHSVNSSSSLSSIGSASPLPPEASSSGGTNWPPGATAATMVIAS, from the exons ATGCCATCCGTAGCGAACAACAACTACAGCAACGATGCGCGTCTCAGTTACGTTGTAAATCAAGTTGCatccgtatctgtatctgcatccGTATCCGCGTCCGCGTCCGCATCCGCACCCCTCTTGCCCTCCGCATCCGCATTTCCCACTTTCAGTCCGCCGCGGATTGCCAGTTTGGTGGCCAGCAGCTCCGCGGAGGACCTGAGCAGCTTCGGGGATGTGACATTCGACATTttcgatgacgatgacgacttGTTCGGCTCGCCAATGGCCTTCGATGCCAGCGAACAGGGCCTGTGGAACGGTCGCTTCGTGCCGCCCCCGCCCCGCCCGCCCTTCTTCGTCGACGAGCCGGTGCTGAGCGACGGCCTGACCACGTGTGATCTGTGCTCCTGGGCGATGCCCACCAAGAGCACCTTCATGTTCGAGGGCACGATAG aaaAGGCCACAGAACTGGGATGGCCACTGACGCTGATCATCGTGTCCGTGTTGTCGGCGCTGCTAGGCGCCATCATCATGATTGCCGTGGTGCGCTGCCGGCGCAAAAAGTCCTCCAACAATCGCAACG ACACGCACGTGCAGTGGTGGTCCCGCAACAAGCGCGCCCACGGCAACGGTTTGAGTGGTGCGGGCGGGGCCAATGGGACGGCGGGTGGTGCTGCCGGCAGTGCGCACCACcacaacggcagcagcagcaacataaaCAACAACCACCTGAGGCGGAGCAACATCTACACGGCCCACCCGGCGGACAGCATACGAGGTCTGCAGCCGCTGCCGGTGGTGCTGCCGTTGCCCATGCCACTGCCATTGCCACTGCCCCACCCACCTTCTGGTGGTGCCTCGCCGGCGTCGTCGTCGATCACACCGCCTGccccacagcagcagcagcagcagttacagttgccgcaacagcagcagcagcagcaatcgaGCCACTACTTCCATCcataccagcagcagcatctgcACCACTCACATACGCATTCGCACCACCAGCATCACCACACACACCACCATGTGCCGCTGTATCCGCACGACTGCGAGGAGGACGCCGCCTACGAGGAGCCGGAGTACCATCAGCCGCAGCAGCTGCACTCGGtgaacagcagcagctcccTGTCCTCGATTGGCTCCGCCTCACCTCTGCCGCCGGAAGCGAGCAGTTCCGGTGGCACCAACTGGCCACCGGGAGCCACGGCCGCCACCATGGTGATAGCCAGCTGA